One Cucumis sativus cultivar 9930 chromosome 1, Cucumber_9930_V3, whole genome shotgun sequence DNA segment encodes these proteins:
- the LOC101208327 gene encoding ran-binding protein 1 homolog a, with protein sequence MASTDSERRDDEEAPAGEDEDTGAQVAPIVKLEAVDVTTGEEDEDTVLDLKAKLYRFDKDGNQWKERGAGTVKFLKHKQTGKVRLVMRQSKTLKICANHLVLPSMTVQEHAGNDKSCVWHATDFADGELKDELFCIRFPSIENCKSFMETFQEIAESQQKKGENKDASAAAGLLETLSVEEKKTEDKAEEEPAKVKKEDEPKGEPEKSEAEKKNDE encoded by the exons ATGGCCAGCACCGATTCTGAGCGCCGAGACGACGAGGAGGCTCCTGCCGGAGAGGATGAAGACACTGGAGCTCAAGTCGCCCCCATCGTCAAGTTGGAGGCGGTTGATGTTACCACCGGTGAAGAAGATGAGGACACTGTTCTCGATCT GAAGGCAAAACTGTATCGGTTCGATAAAGATGGAAACCAATGGAAGGAGAGAGGTGCTGGTACTGTTAAGTTCTTGAAACATAAGCAGACTGGAAAGGTTCGCCTTGTTATGAGACAGTCTAAGACGCTTAAGATCTGCGCTAATCATCTTG TTCTTCCATCAATGACGGTTCAGGAACACGCTGGAAATGATAAATCCTGCGTTTGGCATGCCACTGACTTCGCTGATGGCGAATTGAAAGATGAGCTTTTCTGTATCAGATTCCCATCAATTGAGA ACTGCAAATCTTTCATGGAAACGTTCCAAGAAATTGCCGAGAGCCAACAGAAGAAAGGGGAGAACAAAGATGCATCTGCAGCAGCGGGATTACTTGAGACACTGagtgttgaagaaaaaaaaactgaagaTAAAGCTGAGGAGGAACCTGCCAAAGTTAAGAAAGAGGATGAGCCCAAGGGTGAGCCAGAAAAATCAGAAGcagagaaaaagaatgatgAGTAG
- the LOC101203251 gene encoding mitogen-activated protein kinase kinase kinase 18 — MLKTTALSWTRSNSPIGKGSFATVSLGIRKPDARIFAVKSVQQTQTLRPQIDCLENEIRILRSLNSPYVVAFLGDDVSHESPTTSFRNLHMEYLPGGTAADDPTGTRDDKLLRERTWCLVSALSYIHSKGIVHCDVKGRNVLIGLNPGFLKLADFGSAIELHGPGHRSRDSLAPRGSPLWMAPEVVRGEFQGPESDVWSLGCTVIEMVTGKPAWEDFGADTLSRIGFSDDLPDFPTCLSEVCRDFLRKCLRRNPSERWSCDRLLQHPFLAAAAAAAASPKIAVENSPRCVLDWVNVSFSDDEEEIPHADEASGSGGQENEIYGKERIGKLSTTSEWPNWESDGWSAVRSSYSEAAAETEASCRKEEEEEEGGGAEWECGNLRRVEGEMEGRSWEYSEFVRRDNHGKLGAEYSNPGGMIIPERPRNNFGGGGGCGSGGLSFRRLGYEISEITTIITSWIYSIELILCCYYWNILMKKLVLFGNYTFLPFFSA, encoded by the coding sequence ATGCTCAAAACCACCGCGCTTTCTTGGACTCGAAGTAATTCTCCCATCGGAAAAGGCTCCTTTGCCACCGTCTCTCTCGGAATTCGAAAACCCGACGCTCGGATTTTCGCCGTCAAATCTGTCCAGCAGACTCAGACACTCCGCCCACAAATCGACTGCTTAGAGAATGAAATTCGAATCCTCCGATCCTTGAACTCGCCTTACGTGGTTGCCTTTCTCGGCGATGATGTTTCCCATGAATCTCCCACCACCTCCTTTCGTAACCTTCATATGGAGTATTTGCCAGGTGGCACCGCAGCAGATGACCCCACTGGCACTCGCGATGATAAGCTTTTACGGGAGAGGACATGGTGCCTCGTTTCGGCTTTGAGTTACATTCATTCCAAAGGAATTGTTCACTGTGATGTTAAAGGGAGGAACGTTTTGATCGGATTGAATCCCGGGTTTCTGAAATTGGCTGATTTCGGCTCTGCAATTGAACTTCACGGCCCCGGCCACAGGTCTCGGGATTCGCTTGCGCCACGTGGGAGTCCACTATGGATGGCGCCAGAGGTAGTCCGCGGAGAATTTCAGGGCCCGGAATCGGACGTTTGGTCCCTTGGGTGCACGGTCATTGAAATGGTCACCGGGAAACCCGCATGGGAAGATTTCGGAGCCGATACGCTCAGTCGAATCGGCTTTTCCGACGATTTGCCAGACTTTCCAACATGCTTATCGGAAGTCTGCCGGGATTTTCTTCGGAAGTGTCTCAGAAGAAATCCTAGTGAACGGTGGAGCTGTGATCGGCTGCTGCAGCATCCATTTctggcggcggcggcggcggcggcggccTCGCCGAAGATTGCTGTAGAGAATTCCCCCAGGTGCGTTCTTGACTGGGTCAACGTCAGTTTCTCCGACGACGAGGAGGAAATTCCACACGCCGACGAAGCCTCCGGATCCGGCGGCCAGGAAAATGAGATATATGGTAAGGAAAGAATTGGGAAATTGAGTACTACGAGTGAATGGCCAAATTGGGAATCAGACGGTTGGTCGGCGGTGAGAAGTAGTTACAGTGAAGCGGCGGCGGAGACAGAGGCGAGCTGccggaaagaagaagaagaagaagaaggcgGAGGGGCAGAATGGGAATGTGGAAATTTGAGAAGGGTAGAAGGGGAAATGGAAGGGAGAAGTTGGGAATATTCGGAGTTTGTAAGAAGAGACAATCACGGAAAATTGGGGGCCGAATATTCAAATCCTGGCGGTATGATCATTCCGGAGCGGCCACGTAATAATTTCGGCGGTGGTGGCGGTTGCGGTAGCGGTGGATTAAGTTTCCGGCGGTTGGGATATGAAATATCTgaaattacaacaataataacCTCATGGATATACtcaattgaattgatattATGTTGTTACTATTGGAATATATTAATGAAGAAATTGGTGTTATTTGGGAATTACACTTTCTTACCTTTCTTTTCTGCCTAA
- the LOC101208565 gene encoding ran-binding protein 1 homolog a, translated as MASSDTERREEEEAPAAEDEDTGAQVAPIVKLEAVNVTTGEEDEDAILDLKSKLYRFDKDGNQWKERGAGTVKFLKHKETGRVRLVMRQSKTLKICANHLVLPSMTVQEHVGNEKSCVWHATDFADGELKDELFCIRFPSIDNCKTFMETFQEVAESQKKKVENKDASAAAGLLEKLSVEDEKKAEDKSEDKAEDTPVKSKEEDKPEGEAGKSDAEKKD; from the exons ATGGCGAGCTCCGATACCGAACGCAGAGAAGAGGAGGAGGCTCCGGCCGCGGAGGATGAAGACACTGGAGCTCAAGTTGCCCCAATCGTCAAGTTGGAGGCAGTCAACGTTACCACcggtgaagaagatgaagacgCAATTCTCGATct gaaaTCCAAACTGTACCGATTTGATAAAGATGGAAATCAGTGGAAGGAGAGGGGTGCTGGTACTGttaagtttttgaaacatAAGGAGACTGGCAGGGTTCGCCTTGTTATGAGACAGTCTAAAACCCTCAAGATCTGCGCTAACCATCTTG TACTTCCATCAATGACCGTTCAAGAACACGTTGGAAATGAGAAGTCGTGCGTGTGGCATGCGACTGACTTTGCTGATGGTGAATTGAAAGATGAGCTTTTTTGCATCAGATTCCCATCGATTGATA ATTGCAAGACCTTCATGGAAACATTTCAAGAAGTTGCGGAGtcccaaaagaagaaagtggaaaaTAAAGATGCATCAGCTGCAGCTGGTCTACTTGAAAAATTGAGCgttgaagatgaaaagaaagctGAAGATAAATCTGAAGATAAAGCTGAGGACACACCTGTAAAATCTAAGGAAGAGGATAAACCTGAGGGTGAGGCAGGGAAATCAGATGCAGAGAAGAAAGACTAG